In Acidimicrobiales bacterium, a single window of DNA contains:
- the meaB gene encoding methylmalonyl Co-A mutase-associated GTPase MeaB, whose translation MEPKSKLSGPGSDSAGPARSRESRDPASLLTSARAGDRVAVGRLLSMIERGGEPARVIGRLAFPETGGDEHVLGITGAPGAGKSTITDRLISSVRDSGKKVGVLAVDPSSPFSGGAILGDRIRMQGHALDDGVFIRSMASRGHLGGLALAAPEAIRLLVAVGMPIVLVETVGVGQVEVEIAGEADTTIVAVNPGWGDAIQASKAGLLEVADVFVVNKADRPGAAETRRDLETMLDMDGTMGEWRPPVVLTDASTGAGIEELWARLAEHRDYLIASGELERRRKDRILGEFRRVLLSKLEQKLRAVESGDTFRSVRDRLLDRTIDPYTAADELLTTTE comes from the coding sequence ATGGAGCCCAAGAGCAAACTTTCCGGCCCGGGCAGCGATAGCGCCGGCCCGGCCCGCAGCCGTGAGTCGCGCGACCCGGCCTCGTTGCTGACCTCGGCCCGGGCAGGGGACCGGGTGGCCGTGGGGCGGCTCCTTTCCATGATCGAGCGTGGCGGAGAGCCCGCACGCGTGATCGGGCGCTTGGCGTTCCCTGAGACGGGCGGCGACGAGCACGTGCTCGGGATCACGGGCGCTCCGGGGGCGGGGAAGTCCACGATCACCGATCGGTTGATCTCCTCGGTCAGGGATTCTGGGAAAAAGGTTGGCGTACTCGCGGTGGACCCCTCGTCGCCGTTTTCGGGCGGCGCGATCCTCGGGGACAGGATCCGGATGCAGGGGCACGCGCTCGACGATGGCGTGTTCATCCGCTCGATGGCGTCGAGGGGCCACCTAGGCGGTCTGGCCCTCGCGGCCCCGGAGGCGATCCGCCTGCTCGTAGCCGTCGGCATGCCGATCGTGTTGGTCGAGACGGTGGGCGTCGGCCAGGTCGAAGTAGAGATCGCCGGCGAGGCGGACACCACGATCGTTGCGGTGAACCCCGGTTGGGGCGACGCGATCCAGGCGAGCAAGGCGGGACTTCTAGAGGTGGCCGACGTCTTCGTCGTGAACAAGGCCGATCGTCCGGGCGCCGCCGAGACCCGACGGGACCTCGAGACGATGCTCGATATGGACGGAACCATGGGAGAGTGGCGTCCGCCGGTCGTTCTTACCGACGCGTCAACCGGCGCAGGAATCGAGGAGCTGTGGGCGCGTCTGGCCGAACACCGCGATTACCTGATCGCAAGCGGCGAACTGGAACGCCGTCGAAAAGATCGGATCCTCGGCGAGTTCCGGCGCGTGCTGCTCTCGAAGCTCGAGCAGAAGCTCCGAGCCGTAGAGTCCGGCGACACCTTCAGGTCCGTGCGCGACCGTTTGCTGGACCGCACGATCGATCCTTACACGGCGGCCGACGAGCTCCTGACCACCACCGAGTAA
- a CDS encoding alpha/beta family hydrolase has protein sequence MTAARRRKARLGLLLAPGAGAGRDQSALVAIDERVSSAGAEVVRMDFPYRKAGKKAPDRPPVLLAAVAEEAAMLAERAQRLVLGGRSMGGRVCSMAVAGGLDAVGLVLISYPLHPPGRPDRVRDEHFPSLNVPCLFVSGTRDQFGSPSELETATKAIAGPVTHRWIDGKDHGLRGVDEAVAAIVVDWLSETGLLG, from the coding sequence GTGACAGCAGCCAGGCGCCGTAAGGCCCGGCTCGGGCTTCTCCTCGCCCCGGGCGCCGGCGCTGGTCGGGATCAGTCCGCGCTCGTGGCCATCGACGAACGAGTCTCCAGCGCCGGCGCAGAGGTGGTCAGGATGGACTTCCCCTACAGGAAGGCCGGAAAGAAAGCGCCCGACCGTCCGCCGGTCCTTCTGGCGGCCGTGGCGGAGGAGGCCGCGATGCTCGCCGAACGGGCTCAAAGGCTTGTTCTGGGCGGGAGGTCGATGGGTGGGCGAGTGTGCTCCATGGCCGTGGCGGGCGGCCTGGACGCCGTCGGGCTGGTCCTGATCAGCTACCCGCTCCACCCTCCGGGCAGGCCGGACCGCGTCCGGGACGAGCATTTCCCGTCCCTCAACGTGCCCTGCCTGTTCGTTTCTGGGACCCGTGACCAGTTCGGGTCCCCGAGTGAGTTGGAGACGGCCACGAAGGCCATAGCCGGCCCGGTGACCCATCGATGGATCGACGGGAAGGACCACGGGTTGCGAGGGGTCGATGAAGCCGTGGCCGCGATCGTCGTCGACTGGCTGAGCGAGACCGGCCTCCTCGGGTAG
- a CDS encoding M20 family metallopeptidase encodes MREHVDAERVVSLTSELVSVDTRNPPGNEAPIEETVVKALSHRHPTWTRIEPEPGRVSLIAEVPHPEGRRTDRPVLIVNGHLDVVPVNAAAWSHDPFDPVLQDGKLFGRGTADMKGGIAAAICALDTLEKAGVSRACEVLFHFVADEERGGRVGTQALLEQGFIRGDACLIPEPTDLQICVAERGLLQAYIKVEGRPGHGSRPREGVSAIENAAKLVLALHAADFGDPEHPLLGRPTANIGTIAGGTTFNTVAETCTIGIDRRLLPGATLASTEDGIRKLIDAAAVADLRYEFEVDMFGEASEMSPDDPFATLVGEAVAKATGSVPQTIGMTFTTDARFVRNQAGTPAVVCGPGSVSQAHGNDEYVTVESLVSATAAYAELYAMFGR; translated from the coding sequence GTGCGAGAACACGTCGATGCCGAGAGGGTCGTCTCCCTTACGAGCGAGCTGGTTTCGGTCGACACTCGAAACCCCCCCGGGAACGAGGCACCCATCGAGGAGACGGTCGTCAAAGCACTGTCCCACCGGCACCCGACCTGGACGCGGATCGAGCCCGAGCCGGGCCGAGTTTCGCTCATCGCGGAGGTGCCCCATCCTGAAGGGCGTCGCACCGACCGACCCGTACTGATCGTGAACGGCCATCTCGACGTGGTGCCCGTCAACGCGGCGGCATGGTCGCACGACCCGTTCGATCCTGTTCTGCAAGACGGCAAGCTCTTCGGTCGCGGTACCGCAGACATGAAGGGCGGGATCGCGGCGGCGATCTGCGCGCTCGACACCTTGGAGAAAGCGGGCGTGTCGCGGGCGTGCGAAGTGTTGTTCCATTTCGTTGCCGACGAAGAACGGGGCGGAAGGGTCGGCACCCAGGCGTTGCTCGAACAGGGGTTCATACGTGGCGACGCCTGCCTCATCCCTGAGCCGACCGACCTCCAGATCTGCGTCGCGGAGCGAGGCCTGCTCCAGGCGTACATCAAGGTCGAGGGCCGGCCGGGACATGGGAGCCGCCCACGCGAGGGCGTCTCTGCGATCGAGAACGCCGCCAAGCTTGTCCTGGCCCTGCACGCGGCGGACTTCGGTGATCCCGAGCACCCGCTGCTCGGACGCCCGACCGCGAACATCGGCACGATCGCCGGCGGCACCACCTTCAACACCGTCGCAGAGACCTGCACGATCGGAATCGACCGGCGCCTCCTTCCCGGCGCCACCCTTGCGAGCACGGAAGATGGCATCCGCAAGCTGATCGACGCCGCAGCCGTCGCGGACCTTCGTTACGAGTTCGAGGTCGACATGTTCGGGGAGGCCAGCGAGATGTCGCCGGACGATCCGTTTGCAACCCTCGTCGGCGAGGCCGTGGCCAAAGCAACCGGCTCGGTTCCGCAAACGATCGGAATGACCTTCACGACCGACGCCCGGTTCGTCCGCAACCAGGCCGGGACACCTGCTGTCGTGTGCGGACCCGGGTCGGTGTCGCAGGCCCACGGCAACGACGAGTACGTGACGGTCGAGTCTCTCGTCTCCGCGACCGCGGCGTACGCAGAGCTGTACGCGATGTTCGGCCGTTAG
- a CDS encoding NAD(P)/FAD-dependent oxidoreductase, with the protein MSESVQGLADEVVVIGAGPAGLTAAYQLSKAGRRCTVLEADSVVGGISRTVERDGWRFDIGGHRFFTKVAPVEDLWHEILPDQEFMLRPRKSRIYYKGKFYDYPLRASNALRNLGLVEAFLCVASYVWARVRRPKDQHMYEGWLAARFGWRLYRHFFKTYTEKVWGHSPSEMPADWAAQRVKNLSLLTAIVNAVLPRRNQKDVTSLIEEFQYPKLGPGMMWERCRDLVEAAGTKVLMDTRVRSIRHRNGQAVGVVGETDGARTEYPASAVISSMPISQLVESMDPPAPDRVRRAASELYYRDFLTVALVVPAASVPWDDNWIYIHDTQVKTMRIQNFGSWSPYLVKDGRNVLGLEYTVEEGDKDWNAPDEVLIERGKTELGRLGLVNPSDVEGGYVVRMPKAYPYYDVDYKDNVQTIRDWLQSNAANVYLVGRNGMHRYNNQDHSMYTAMLTVENLLGADHDVWSVNVEEEYHEINASSVASKPAVAPTGREQTGRDAPILPKRTPAA; encoded by the coding sequence TTGAGTGAGTCTGTGCAGGGCCTCGCAGACGAGGTGGTTGTGATCGGCGCGGGGCCTGCTGGGCTTACTGCGGCGTATCAGTTGTCGAAAGCGGGGCGGCGTTGCACGGTGCTGGAAGCCGACAGTGTTGTGGGGGGTATCAGCCGGACGGTGGAGCGCGATGGCTGGCGTTTCGATATCGGCGGCCATCGGTTCTTCACCAAGGTGGCCCCGGTTGAGGATCTTTGGCATGAGATCTTGCCGGATCAGGAGTTCATGCTTCGCCCGCGCAAGAGCCGGATCTATTACAAGGGGAAGTTTTACGACTACCCGTTGAGGGCGTCGAACGCGCTTCGCAACTTGGGGCTGGTGGAGGCGTTTTTGTGTGTGGCGTCGTACGTGTGGGCACGGGTGCGGCGACCGAAGGACCAGCACATGTACGAGGGCTGGCTGGCGGCTCGTTTCGGGTGGCGGCTGTACCGGCATTTCTTCAAGACCTACACCGAGAAGGTGTGGGGCCATTCGCCGTCGGAGATGCCGGCGGATTGGGCTGCGCAGCGAGTAAAGAATCTGTCGTTGCTCACGGCGATCGTGAACGCGGTGTTGCCCAGGCGCAACCAGAAGGATGTCACCTCGCTGATCGAGGAGTTCCAGTATCCCAAGTTGGGTCCGGGGATGATGTGGGAGCGCTGCCGGGACTTGGTGGAGGCGGCAGGGACGAAGGTGTTGATGGATACCAGAGTGCGTTCGATTCGCCATCGGAACGGTCAGGCGGTTGGCGTGGTCGGCGAGACCGACGGGGCGCGCACCGAGTATCCGGCGTCGGCGGTGATCTCCTCGATGCCGATCTCTCAGCTTGTCGAGTCGATGGATCCACCCGCACCGGATCGCGTGCGCCGCGCCGCGTCGGAGTTGTATTACCGGGACTTTCTCACTGTCGCGTTGGTGGTTCCCGCGGCGAGTGTGCCTTGGGACGACAACTGGATTTACATTCACGACACCCAGGTCAAGACCATGCGGATCCAGAACTTCGGGTCGTGGTCGCCGTATCTGGTCAAAGACGGCCGCAACGTTTTGGGCCTGGAATACACCGTCGAAGAAGGCGACAAGGACTGGAACGCTCCCGACGAGGTGCTGATCGAACGCGGCAAAACCGAGCTTGGTCGCCTCGGTCTGGTCAACCCCAGCGACGTCGAAGGCGGGTACGTGGTTCGGATGCCCAAGGCCTACCCGTACTACGACGTCGACTACAAGGACAACGTCCAAACCATCCGCGACTGGCTCCAATCCAACGCTGCGAACGTGTACCTGGTCGGTCGCAACGGGATGCACCGCTACAACAACCAGGACCACTCGATGTACACGGCGATGCTGACCGTGGAGAACCTGCTCGGCGCCGACCACGACGTGTGGTCCGTGAACGTCGAGGAGGAATACCACGAGATCAACGCCAGTTCGGTGGCCTCCAAACCTGCTGTCGCGCCCACCGGCCGCGAACAGACCGGGCGGGACGCCCCGATCCTCCCCAAACGAACCCCCGCCGCCTGA